The sequence GGTAGTGTCAATCCTTCGTCTTTCCGTACCATATACGGGAATGATACTTACTGCAAGAGAAACCCCGGAAGTAAGAAGAGAAATAATTCCTCTTGGAATATCCCAGATAGATGCAGGTTCAAAAGTAGGTATAGGAGGATACACCAAAGATGACTACATTCCGGAAAAGGAACAATTCCATCTCGGAGATATCCGTGCCCTTGATACGGTAGTAAACGAAATGTGTGAAAACGGCCATATCACTTCCTTCTGTACGGCCTGTTACCGAAGCGGAAGAACGGGAGAGGATTTTATGGATATGGCGAAACCGGGACTGATTCAAAAATTCTGCGTTCCCAACGGTATACTCACATTTAAGGAATATCTTCTGGACTATGCTTCAGAAAAAACAAGAAAAAACGGAGAAGCATTGATTAACAAAGAACTCGAAGAAATAGGAGAGTCCGATCCGGGAAGAAGAAAAATGATAGAAGAAAAAATAGCTCTACTGGAAAAAGGAGAAAGGGATATATATGTATAGTGAAAACACTATGAATTCCACACCAAATTCCAACAGAATTACCATATCAATATATGGGAAAAGAAATGCAGGTAAATCTTCCCTTTTAAATGCCTTAGCAGAACAGGAAATATCTATTGTAAGCAATGTAGCCGGAACTACTACAGATCCTGTAAAAAAAGCTATGGAGTTAATACCCATAGGCCCGGTACTGTTCATCGATACGGCCGGAATTGATGATGAGGGAGAACTTGGTGCTTTGAGGATGAAAAAAAGTATAGAAACTGCAAGAAGAACCGACATAGCACTATATGTAATGGATATAACAGATATAGATGAAGATTCATTAAATTCTATGGTCCACAATTTCAACAAATATAGTATTCCATATATTCTCGTTATGAACAAAATAGATGAAGTCAGTGAAGAATATTTAAATAAAGTAAAAGATAAATATAAAAATGCTATATTCACTTCATCAACAAAAAAAATAAACGTGAATATGCTCAAAGATGAATTAGTCAGAAGAATACAATCTGTTGAAGAGGATCAGCCTATTATAGGAAATCTCCTTCCTTATAATGGGGATGCCGTCTTAGTTGTTCCCATAGATAAAGAGGCCCCCAAGGGAAGACTTATATTGCCTCAGGTTCAGGTAATAAGAGATCTCCTCGACTACGGAATCAAAACTCACGTAGTAAGAAATACCGAGCTTGAAAGTACCATAAAGGAATTGAAAAATATAGATTTGGTAATCACAGATTCCCAAGCTTTTAAGGAAGTAGCCGAAATAGTTCCGAGGGAAATAAAATTGACATCCTTTTCGATACTCTTTGCAAGGCAAAAGGGAGATTTGGAGGAATTTATAAAGGGTGTAAATGCAATTTCCGGTCTTCCCGATAATGCAAATATACTTATTGCCGAAAACTGTACTCATAATACCTTCCACGATGATATAGGAAGAGTTAAAATACCAAAGCTGTTAACGAAAGTAACTAAGAAAAATTTTAAATACACTTATAAAACAGGATATAATTTTACAGAAGAGTTGAAGGAGTACAGCCTTGTAATCCACTGCGGAGGATGTATGGTAAACAGAAAGGAAATTCAAAGCAGAATAAAAATATGCAGAGACAATAATATTCCTATTACGAATTATGGTATACTCCTTGCTTATTTAAACGGCATATTAGACAGATCTATAGAAATATTTGATTTAAAATAGCATCAAAAATAATAAATAATTCCCATCTCAATACAGATGGGAATTATTTATTATTTATTTAACAGTTCATCACTTCGTGTGATAATCTTACCGACGATACCATAATCTATAGCTTCTTCAGCGCTCATCCAATAATTTCTGTCCGTATCTTTATTTACCTTTTCAAGGGGTTGACCCGTAGCATCGCTTATCAATTTATTTATACGACTGCGGACACGTACAATTTCATTTGCTTCAATCTCTATATCTGTACTTGTGCCGCTTGCTCCGCCCATAGGTTGATGAATCAAATATCTTGTATTAGGTAATGAAAGACGGTATTGTTTCTCGGATGCAAGAAAAATGGTTATGCCTGCACTTGCGACCCAGCCTGTACCGATAATATATACTTTCGGTTTTATAAACTGAATAATATCATGAATAGTATCACCTGATTCAACATGGCCTCCCTGGCTGTTAATAAACAGCTTTATCGGCTCATCCCCTAATTCCTGCAAAATTAACAACTGTGAGCATACTTTCTGTGCAAGTTCCTGACTTATTTCGCCGCTTATAAACACAGAACGGGACTTTAATAATTTGTCCATTAAGAATTTGTCCATATTGCTTTGTACATCCTGAGCATTTTCCATTATAAAAAACCTCTCTTCCAGATTATTCAACTAATGCTATTAAATCCATTATATTATTTATAAAATTATGTGTCAACATACACAAAATATAATCAGTTATTTTCTTAATCAGTTAATCCCAAACAGAATCAAATTTCGCATATGATAAATTCCAGTGAATGTTTCTTAAGTAGTTATCAATCCCTTCTTTATCCCTATTCTTAAATAATTCAATAATTTTTTTGTGCTGACTGTTTGTTTCCTTTAAAATATTATTTACTTCTTTATCTGAACCTTTAATATTATACTCCTGCTTTATTAAGCTTTTTTTGAGAGTATCTATAATCCTTATTAATTCAGAATTTTCTGAGGCTGATATAAATATTGAATGAAATTTCATCTGTAGTTTATAATAATCCTCGAAACTTTCATTTTGAATGGCCTCGTCTATTTCTTCAACTATTTTCTCCATATTAATAATATCCTTTTCGGTTAAATTATCTACGGAAAGTCTTCCCGCCAATCCTTCCAGCACTCCTAAGATTTTATATATTTCTCTTATCTTCTCCAAAGGGACTTCCTTCACTATAAAACCCCTTCTCGGATGTCTTTCCAATATCCCATCGCTCGCTAATTCTATTAATGCCTCTCTTACAGGAGTTCTGCTTACATTTAAGGTCTGGCATATATTGCTTTCGTTGATTTTTTCCCGCGGTTTTATATTGTTGTTTCTTATTTCTTCGGATATATATTCATAAACATAATCCTTTAATGTTTTGTAGATATTCATTTTTCCTCCTAATTAACTTTTTAAATGTATATTGTATACAAATAACTATATCATATATGGAAGATTCGTTCAACTTTAGAAGTTTT is a genomic window of Acidilutibacter cellobiosedens containing:
- a CDS encoding GntR family transcriptional regulator, coding for MNIYKTLKDYVYEYISEEIRNNNIKPREKINESNICQTLNVSRTPVREALIELASDGILERHPRRGFIVKEVPLEKIREIYKILGVLEGLAGRLSVDNLTEKDIINMEKIVEEIDEAIQNESFEDYYKLQMKFHSIFISASENSELIRIIDTLKKSLIKQEYNIKGSDKEVNNILKETNSQHKKIIELFKNRDKEGIDNYLRNIHWNLSYAKFDSVWD
- a CDS encoding ATP-dependent Clp protease proteolytic subunit yields the protein MENAQDVQSNMDKFLMDKLLKSRSVFISGEISQELAQKVCSQLLILQELGDEPIKLFINSQGGHVESGDTIHDIIQFIKPKVYIIGTGWVASAGITIFLASEKQYRLSLPNTRYLIHQPMGGASGTSTDIEIEANEIVRVRSRINKLISDATGQPLEKVNKDTDRNYWMSAEEAIDYGIVGKIITRSDELLNK
- the hydF gene encoding [FeFe] hydrogenase H-cluster maturation GTPase HydF, with amino-acid sequence MYSENTMNSTPNSNRITISIYGKRNAGKSSLLNALAEQEISIVSNVAGTTTDPVKKAMELIPIGPVLFIDTAGIDDEGELGALRMKKSIETARRTDIALYVMDITDIDEDSLNSMVHNFNKYSIPYILVMNKIDEVSEEYLNKVKDKYKNAIFTSSTKKINVNMLKDELVRRIQSVEEDQPIIGNLLPYNGDAVLVVPIDKEAPKGRLILPQVQVIRDLLDYGIKTHVVRNTELESTIKELKNIDLVITDSQAFKEVAEIVPREIKLTSFSILFARQKGDLEEFIKGVNAISGLPDNANILIAENCTHNTFHDDIGRVKIPKLLTKVTKKNFKYTYKTGYNFTEELKEYSLVIHCGGCMVNRKEIQSRIKICRDNNIPITNYGILLAYLNGILDRSIEIFDLK